From Burkholderiales bacterium, the proteins below share one genomic window:
- a CDS encoding NUDIX hydrolase — MAPFCYSHPHPAVTTDVVLFTIREERLQLVLVRRRNPPFAGQWALPGGFLDLKEDLAACALRELKEETGITDVYLEQLYTFGRPDRDPRERVISVAYYGLAPADRLQLKPSSDATEAAWFPYGALPPLAFDHREIVEKAHERLVAKLGYSTIAFQFLPAEFTLGELQEVYEIIRSERLDKRNFRKWILTRNLIEETGATRRNGSRRPAKLFRTRHPGRVEIIR; from the coding sequence GTGGCTCCCTTCTGCTACTCCCACCCCCATCCCGCGGTCACCACGGATGTGGTGCTGTTCACCATCCGCGAGGAGCGGTTGCAACTGGTGCTCGTGCGCCGGCGCAATCCGCCCTTTGCCGGTCAGTGGGCGCTGCCGGGCGGCTTCCTCGACCTCAAGGAGGACCTCGCCGCCTGCGCGTTGCGGGAATTGAAGGAGGAGACGGGGATCACCGACGTCTATCTGGAGCAGCTCTACACCTTCGGCCGTCCGGACCGCGATCCCCGCGAGCGGGTGATTTCCGTTGCCTATTATGGGCTCGCCCCCGCCGACCGGCTGCAGCTCAAGCCCAGCTCGGATGCCACGGAAGCGGCCTGGTTTCCCTACGGGGCGCTGCCGCCCTTAGCCTTCGATCACCGGGAGATCGTGGAAAAGGCCCATGAGCGGCTGGTGGCCAAGCTGGGCTACTCCACCATTGCTTTCCAGTTTCTACCCGCCGAATTCACCCTTGGCGAGCTGCAGGAGGTGTACGAAATCATCCGCTCGGAGCGGCTGGACAAGCGCAATTTCCGCAAGTGGATCCTCACCCGCAACCTGATCGAGGAAACCGGCGCCACCCGCCGCAATGGCAGTCGCCGCCCCGCCAAGCTCTTTCGCACCAGGCATCCCGGCCGCGTGGAAATCATCCGTTAG
- the coaBC gene encoding bifunctional phosphopantothenoylcysteine decarboxylase/phosphopantothenate--cysteine ligase CoaBC → MADFDSKRILLGVTGGIAAYKAAELTRLLVGRRMEVQVVMTEAATRFITPVTLQALSGKPVFVSLWDPRIDNGMAHIEFTRDADACLVAPASADFLAKLAQGRADDLLSTLCLARECPLLVAPAMNRQMWENPATQRNLEQIRRDGIVVLGPASGEQACGEWGMGRMLEPAELLEDLEAFFQPKLLDGKRVLVTAGPTFEAIDAVRGITNRSSGKMGYAVARAALEAGATVTLITGPTQLKAPRGAKVIPVVSAQEMLNAVNAEVDTADIFISVAAVADYYVLNPSEHKIKKDAHILTLELAPNPDILANVTSRPNPPFCVGFAGESENLHEFAELKRRRKHLPLLAANLVQEAVGGDTSRLTLFDDNGVHALPPGPKIELARALICHIATLYAATNSAR, encoded by the coding sequence ATGGCGGATTTTGATTCCAAACGCATATTGCTGGGGGTAACCGGCGGTATCGCCGCCTACAAGGCGGCGGAACTGACGCGCCTTCTCGTGGGGCGGCGTATGGAGGTGCAGGTGGTGATGACGGAGGCCGCCACCCGCTTCATCACCCCCGTCACCCTGCAGGCCCTGTCGGGCAAGCCGGTGTTCGTCAGCCTCTGGGATCCCCGCATCGACAATGGCATGGCCCACATCGAATTCACCCGGGATGCGGACGCCTGCCTGGTGGCGCCCGCCAGTGCCGACTTCCTCGCCAAGCTGGCCCAGGGACGGGCCGACGACCTTTTGTCCACCCTGTGTCTTGCGCGTGAGTGCCCACTTCTTGTCGCCCCTGCCATGAACCGGCAGATGTGGGAAAACCCCGCGACCCAGCGCAACCTGGAGCAAATCCGTCGCGATGGCATCGTGGTGCTGGGTCCCGCAAGCGGCGAGCAGGCCTGCGGCGAGTGGGGCATGGGGCGCATGCTGGAGCCTGCCGAACTGCTCGAGGACCTGGAGGCCTTCTTCCAGCCCAAACTCCTTGACGGCAAACGGGTGCTGGTGACGGCGGGCCCCACCTTCGAGGCCATCGATGCCGTGCGGGGCATCACCAACCGCTCATCGGGCAAAATGGGCTATGCGGTAGCCCGCGCCGCCCTGGAAGCCGGCGCCACGGTGACCCTGATCACCGGCCCCACCCAGCTCAAAGCCCCGCGGGGCGCGAAGGTGATCCCCGTCGTTTCCGCCCAGGAGATGCTCAACGCGGTGAACGCGGAAGTGGACACGGCGGACATCTTCATCAGCGTGGCGGCGGTGGCGGACTACTACGTCCTCAACCCGTCGGAACACAAGATCAAGAAGGATGCCCACATCCTCACCCTGGAGCTTGCCCCCAATCCGGACATCCTCGCCAACGTGACCAGCCGGCCCAACCCGCCCTTCTGTGTGGGCTTTGCCGGGGAAAGCGAAAATCTCCACGAGTTCGCCGAACTCAAGCGCCGGCGCAAGCATCTGCCGCTGCTTGCGGCAAACCTGGTCCAGGAGGCGGTGGGGGGCGACACCTCGCGGCTCACCCTGTTCGACGACAATGGCGTGCACGCCCTGCCGCCGGGACCCAAGATCGAGCTCGCCCGCGCCCTCATCTGCCATATCGCAACCCTGTACGCGGCTACGAATTCTGCGCGCTGA
- a CDS encoding LexA family transcriptional regulator, with protein sequence MGDDARYLAKLQDFYARHRVLPAYSTMGELLGLRSKSSVAALIERLKRAGFLETAPDRRLKPTARFFQRPRVESVRAGLPHPAAEGNPEGLTLDEYLIERPSRTVLITVKGDSMVEAGIREGDIVVVERRPTAEVGDIVVAIVDDEFTLKFLDRDGEGFLLKPANPAYRPIRPAGSLEIYGVVVGLVRKYR encoded by the coding sequence ATGGGGGACGATGCCCGCTACCTCGCCAAGCTGCAGGATTTCTACGCCCGCCACCGCGTGCTGCCCGCCTATTCCACCATGGGCGAGCTCCTGGGTTTGCGCTCCAAGTCGTCGGTTGCCGCCCTCATCGAACGGCTCAAGCGCGCGGGCTTCCTGGAAACCGCGCCGGACCGCCGGCTCAAGCCCACCGCCCGCTTTTTCCAGCGCCCCCGGGTGGAAAGCGTGCGCGCCGGCCTCCCCCACCCGGCAGCGGAAGGCAACCCGGAAGGCCTCACCCTCGATGAATACCTCATCGAGCGCCCCTCCCGCACCGTGCTCATCACCGTCAAGGGCGATTCCATGGTGGAGGCGGGCATCCGCGAAGGGGACATCGTGGTGGTGGAACGCCGCCCCACCGCCGAGGTGGGGGACATCGTGGTGGCCATCGTGGACGACGAGTTCACCCTCAAATTCCTGGACAGGGATGGCGAAGGCTTTCTCCTCAAACCCGCCAATCCTGCCTATCGGCCCATCCGCCCCGCCGGCAGCCTGGAAATCTACGGCGTGGTGGTGGGTCTCGTGCGCAAGTACCGCTGA
- a CDS encoding cytochrome c-type biogenesis protein CcmH produces the protein MKTWLAACLFLLAAVAPAFGGEAPPEAPDPALEARLMALARELRCLVCQNESLADSQADLAQDLRREIRELMRQGKSDAEIKRYLTDRYGDFVLYRPPLKSTTWFLWFGPFLLLVGGLAGFVYFLLRRRQSLPDSPLDPEEAARVRALLDSQNTARDSQS, from the coding sequence ATGAAGACCTGGCTTGCCGCCTGTCTCTTTCTCCTTGCTGCTGTCGCCCCGGCGTTTGGCGGGGAAGCCCCACCCGAGGCCCCGGACCCGGCACTGGAGGCGCGGCTCATGGCCCTTGCCCGGGAACTCCGCTGCCTCGTCTGCCAGAACGAAAGCCTCGCGGATTCCCAAGCCGATCTCGCCCAGGACCTACGGCGGGAAATCCGCGAGCTCATGCGCCAAGGTAAAAGCGATGCGGAAATCAAACGCTATCTCACCGACCGCTACGGTGACTTCGTCCTTTACCGGCCGCCGCTGAAATCCACCACCTGGTTCCTCTGGTTCGGGCCTTTTCTCCTCCTCGTCGGCGGACTCGCCGGTTTCGTCTATTTCCTCCTGCGCCGCCGCCAAAGCCTGCCGGACAGCCCCCTCGACCCGGAGGAGGCGGCACGGGTGCGGGCGCTGCTGGATAGCCAAAACACCGCCAGGGATTCCCAGTCATGA
- a CDS encoding GGDEF domain-containing protein, whose amino-acid sequence MKPSLARLFLVGFFVLALAASAGGFLLHAVVSLHQHYLKREPPPYAQAVLAAQLQNLPIRLREEARAIARSPLTLEVLAEGDHTARQNLVATLRGLYPDLQEIQILSEDEAAGRQPVAGSLSPAQRELIELLRQKPDSPDAMRVDRLNLRFSAPVRHPDNDHLLGYVLLARDLGDIQLLFSGTPLLDGYAELQQEEGGHFVTVLKRGDEGLKAITPPRYTEISGTPWRLATWSAPPPGGLLSDLKTSFVLVWAGLVLLLALTLALIYFYGNRALQDDLAALTKLFSDLGKNRLRKAYNVQLEELQLAFHVMYQLAKLTVGKHLAVVNSAGMDHLSQVHNRRSFDAKQHEIFQQVKEGWPASLLILDIDEFKRINDIYGHDAGDQLIVQFGKALKERLRSSDFVARLGGDEFCVIFPNTPLKRAMELAERLRRSMPATLELAPGVVHALSWSGGLSEYNRNDQSENAALARADQALLEAKRGGRNRTEAKAA is encoded by the coding sequence ATGAAGCCTTCCCTCGCCCGCCTGTTTTTGGTGGGATTCTTCGTGCTGGCCCTGGCCGCCTCGGCGGGGGGATTCCTGCTGCATGCCGTGGTTTCCCTGCACCAGCATTACCTCAAGAGGGAACCGCCACCCTATGCCCAGGCCGTCCTCGCCGCCCAGTTGCAGAACCTGCCCATCCGCCTGCGCGAGGAGGCCCGCGCCATCGCCCGCTCCCCCCTGACCCTCGAGGTCCTCGCCGAAGGGGACCACACCGCCCGTCAGAATCTCGTCGCCACCCTGCGGGGCCTGTACCCGGACTTGCAGGAGATCCAGATCCTGAGCGAAGACGAGGCGGCGGGAAGGCAACCCGTCGCCGGGAGCTTGAGCCCCGCCCAGCGGGAACTCATCGAGCTTTTGCGGCAAAAACCGGACAGCCCCGACGCCATGCGGGTGGATCGGCTCAACCTGCGCTTTTCCGCCCCCGTGCGCCATCCGGACAACGACCACCTGCTGGGCTACGTGCTCCTTGCCCGCGATCTCGGCGACATCCAGCTCCTTTTCTCCGGCACCCCCCTCCTCGATGGCTACGCGGAACTGCAGCAGGAGGAAGGGGGCCACTTCGTCACCGTGCTCAAACGGGGCGATGAAGGCCTCAAGGCCATCACCCCGCCCCGGTACACGGAAATTTCCGGCACGCCCTGGCGGCTTGCCACCTGGTCCGCGCCGCCCCCGGGGGGGCTGCTTTCCGACCTCAAAACCAGTTTCGTCCTGGTCTGGGCGGGACTGGTTTTGCTCCTAGCTCTGACGCTGGCCCTCATCTACTTCTACGGCAACCGGGCCCTGCAGGACGATCTTGCCGCGCTCACCAAGCTCTTCTCCGACCTCGGCAAAAACCGCCTGCGCAAAGCCTACAACGTGCAGTTGGAGGAGCTGCAGCTGGCCTTTCACGTCATGTACCAGTTGGCGAAGCTCACGGTGGGCAAGCACCTGGCCGTGGTGAATTCGGCGGGCATGGATCATCTGTCCCAGGTACACAACCGGCGCAGCTTCGACGCCAAGCAACACGAAATTTTCCAGCAGGTGAAGGAGGGTTGGCCGGCCAGTCTGCTCATCCTGGACATCGACGAATTCAAGCGGATCAACGACATCTATGGCCACGATGCCGGCGACCAGCTCATCGTCCAGTTTGGCAAGGCCCTCAAAGAGCGGCTCCGGTCCAGTGACTTCGTGGCCCGCTTGGGAGGTGACGAGTTCTGCGTGATTTTCCCCAACACGCCCTTGAAGCGGGCGATGGAACTGGCCGAGCGGCTGCGCCGCAGCATGCCCGCCACGCTGGAGCTTGCGCCCGGCGTGGTGCACGCCCTCTCCTGGAGCGGCGGGCTTTCCGAGTACAACCGTAACGATCAGTCGGAGAATGCGGCGCTTGCCCGCGCCGACCAGGCGCTTCTGGAAGCCAAGCGGGGGGGACGCAATCGCACCGAGGCGAAGGCCGCTTGA
- a CDS encoding DsbE family thiol:disulfide interchange protein yields the protein MARFLIPLVIFAVLVFFLWQGLSRNPREVPSPLVGKPAPAFTLPRLDAPDKTFSPADMRGKVWLLNVWASWCVSCREEHPVLVDLAKSGDVSIVGLNYKDQPADAQAWLARFGNPYQLSVMDADGRVGIDYGVYGVPETYVIDRQGIIRMKHIGPVTPEVLGTKILPLVAELSR from the coding sequence ATGGCGCGTTTTCTCATCCCCCTCGTCATTTTCGCGGTGCTGGTCTTCTTCCTCTGGCAGGGGCTGTCGCGCAATCCGCGGGAAGTGCCCTCGCCCCTGGTGGGCAAGCCGGCGCCGGCCTTCACCCTGCCCCGCCTCGATGCGCCAGACAAAACCTTCTCCCCCGCCGACATGCGGGGGAAAGTGTGGCTTCTCAATGTGTGGGCATCCTGGTGTGTCTCCTGCCGGGAGGAGCATCCGGTGCTGGTGGACCTGGCGAAAAGCGGCGATGTGTCCATCGTCGGTCTCAACTACAAGGACCAGCCGGCGGATGCCCAGGCGTGGCTTGCCCGCTTCGGCAACCCCTACCAGCTGAGCGTGATGGATGCCGACGGCCGGGTGGGCATCGACTACGGGGTGTACGGCGTGCCCGAGACCTATGTGATCGACCGGCAGGGCATCATCCGCATGAAGCACATCGGCCCGGTGACCCCGGAGGTGCTGGGCACCAAAATCCTGCCCTTAGTGGCGGAGCTGTCCCGATGA
- the ccmI gene encoding c-type cytochrome biogenesis protein CcmI gives MTAFLLAAGLLALLAVLFVVLPLLRGQRLSLPHDAANVAVYRDELAELEADREAGTLSQADYEAARRELERRLLQDITGEGKPAALFPRWPAVLLALFLPLAAASLYWRLGEPAAITAPRLTGLTPTQQVQALLPALEKHLKEAPEDATGWRMLAKAYMALERYPEAAAAMERAAKLLPRDAQVLADQADALAMAQGQRLAGRPQALLARALELDPDNGKALYLAGYAALEAGDRETAARHWKRLLARLPADSEDAATVRQQLEEIGAATPRAEQKAAISGTVRLHESLRARVAPEDTVFVFARAVNGPRMPLAILRLKARELPAPFRLDDSQAMSPAMRLSGAREVVVGARISKSGNATPRPGDLEGVSAPVKPGAREVTVVIDRVVP, from the coding sequence ATGACCGCTTTCCTCCTGGCGGCGGGGCTTTTGGCCCTGCTTGCCGTGCTCTTTGTCGTGCTCCCCCTCCTGCGCGGGCAGCGCCTCTCCCTGCCCCACGACGCCGCCAACGTGGCGGTCTATCGGGATGAGCTTGCGGAACTCGAAGCCGACCGGGAGGCGGGCACCCTGTCCCAAGCCGACTACGAGGCCGCCCGCCGGGAGCTGGAACGTCGGCTTTTGCAGGACATCACCGGGGAGGGGAAGCCCGCGGCTCTTTTCCCCCGCTGGCCGGCAGTCCTCCTCGCCCTCTTCCTTCCCCTGGCCGCCGCGAGCCTTTACTGGCGGCTGGGAGAACCCGCGGCCATCACGGCGCCCCGCCTTACGGGGCTCACACCCACCCAGCAGGTGCAGGCCCTGCTGCCGGCGCTGGAAAAACACCTCAAGGAGGCGCCGGAGGATGCCACCGGCTGGCGCATGCTGGCCAAGGCCTACATGGCGCTGGAGCGTTACCCGGAGGCGGCCGCCGCCATGGAACGGGCAGCAAAGCTTCTGCCCCGGGATGCCCAGGTACTCGCCGACCAAGCCGATGCCCTCGCCATGGCCCAGGGCCAGCGGCTTGCGGGCCGACCCCAGGCGCTGCTTGCCCGCGCCCTGGAACTCGATCCGGACAATGGCAAGGCGCTTTATCTTGCCGGTTACGCGGCGCTGGAGGCGGGCGACCGGGAGACCGCCGCCCGCCACTGGAAGCGCCTCCTCGCCCGCCTGCCGGCGGATTCGGAGGACGCCGCCACCGTCCGCCAGCAGCTCGAGGAAATCGGAGCAGCCACCCCCCGCGCAGAGCAAAAGGCCGCCATCAGCGGCACGGTGCGGCTTCATGAATCCCTGCGGGCACGGGTTGCGCCGGAGGACACGGTCTTCGTCTTCGCCCGCGCGGTGAACGGGCCCCGCATGCCTCTCGCCATCCTGCGCCTGAAGGCGCGGGAGCTGCCCGCCCCCTTCCGCCTCGACGACAGCCAAGCCATGTCCCCCGCAATGCGCCTGTCGGGCGCGCGCGAGGTGGTGGTGGGAGCCCGCATCAGCAAAAGTGGCAACGCCACCCCCCGGCCCGGCGACCTGGAGGGCGTGAGCGCCCCCGTGAAACCGGGGGCGCGGGAAGTCACGGTGGTGATCGACCGCGTGGTGCCCTGA
- the radC gene encoding DNA repair protein RadC: protein MAIADWPAAERPRERLISQGAQALSDAELLAIFLRTGVAGKSAVDLARDLIAHFGSLNRLFGASYAEFQRLPGLGPAKYAQMQAVLELARRALAERAEKQDALSSPQAVRDYLRLRLADRPHEVFVAVFLDTQNRVIACEELFRGSLKETSVYPREVVKRALTHNAAGVILAHNHPSGVAEPSRADEALTRALKEALALIDVRVLDHFIVAAGTPGVSFAERGLL, encoded by the coding sequence ATGGCCATTGCCGACTGGCCCGCGGCGGAGCGGCCGCGGGAGCGCCTCATCAGCCAGGGGGCGCAGGCCCTTTCCGATGCGGAACTGCTCGCCATCTTCCTGCGAACCGGAGTTGCCGGCAAGAGCGCGGTGGATCTTGCCCGGGATCTCATCGCCCATTTCGGCTCCCTCAACCGGCTGTTTGGCGCCTCCTATGCCGAATTCCAGCGCCTGCCCGGCCTGGGGCCGGCCAAATACGCCCAGATGCAGGCGGTGCTGGAGCTCGCCCGCCGCGCCCTGGCGGAACGGGCGGAAAAACAGGATGCCCTTTCCTCGCCCCAGGCGGTGCGGGACTATCTGCGGCTGCGCCTGGCCGACCGCCCCCATGAGGTGTTCGTCGCGGTCTTCCTGGACACCCAGAACCGGGTCATTGCCTGTGAGGAGCTCTTCCGCGGCTCCCTCAAGGAAACCAGTGTCTATCCCCGGGAAGTGGTCAAGCGGGCGCTCACTCACAATGCCGCCGGGGTGATCCTTGCCCACAACCACCCCTCCGGGGTGGCGGAGCCCAGCCGCGCCGATGAAGCCCTCACCCGGGCGCTCAAGGAAGCCCTCGCCCTCATCGACGTGCGGGTGCTGGACCATTTCATCGTCGCCGCCGGCACCCCGGGGGTGTCCTTCGCCGAACGGGGCCTGCTGTAG
- the dut gene encoding dUTP diphosphatase yields METIELKILDPRMKALLPAYATAGSAGLDLRAAIEAPLCLAPGQTELIPTGLAIHIGNAGYAGLILPRSGLGHKHGIVLGNLVGLIDSDYQGQLFVSCWNRGQEAFTLHPLDRIAQLVIVPVVRVAFDIVEEFQASERGSGGFGSTGRQ; encoded by the coding sequence ATGGAAACCATCGAACTCAAAATCCTTGATCCCCGGATGAAGGCGCTTTTGCCCGCCTATGCCACGGCGGGCTCCGCCGGCCTCGATCTGCGCGCCGCCATCGAGGCACCCTTATGCCTGGCCCCCGGGCAGACCGAACTCATCCCCACGGGGCTTGCCATCCACATCGGCAACGCGGGCTATGCGGGCCTCATCCTGCCCCGCTCGGGGCTCGGCCACAAACACGGCATCGTGCTGGGCAATCTGGTGGGCCTCATCGACTCCGACTACCAGGGACAGCTTTTCGTCTCCTGCTGGAACCGCGGCCAGGAGGCATTCACCCTGCATCCCCTGGACAGGATCGCCCAACTGGTGATCGTTCCCGTGGTGCGGGTGGCCTTCGACATCGTCGAGGAGTTCCAGGCAAGCGAACGGGGTAGCGGCGGATTTGGCAGCACCGGCAGGCAATAG